In Streptomyces sp. NBC_00306, a single genomic region encodes these proteins:
- a CDS encoding beta-ketoacyl-[acyl-carrier-protein] synthase family protein, whose protein sequence is MNRRVAVTGVGIVAPGGVGAPAFWDLLASGRTATRGITLFNPEGFRSRIAAEVDFDPARHGLEAELVARSDRYIQFALVAAREAVQDSGLDPENEDPWRIGVSLGTAVGGTTRLEHDYVAVSGSGARWDVDHRPAGPHLERAFSPSTLASAVAEQIGAHGPVQTVSTGCTSGLDAIGYAFHAIEDGRMDVCIAGASDSPISPITVACFDAIKATSANNDDPEHASRPFDADRDGFVMGEGGAVLVLEELEHARARGATVYCEIGGYATFGNAYHMTGLTPEGLEMARAIDTALGHARINSSAIDYVNAHGSGTKQNDRHETAAVKRSLGDHAYKTPMSSIKSMVGHSLGAIGAIELVACVLAMDRQVVPPTANYQTPDPECDLDYVPRTARSRKLRSVLSVGSGFGGFQSAVVMTRPSGRSG, encoded by the coding sequence GTGAACCGGCGGGTGGCGGTCACCGGGGTCGGCATCGTCGCCCCCGGCGGTGTCGGCGCCCCGGCGTTCTGGGACCTGCTCGCGAGCGGACGTACGGCCACGCGGGGCATCACCCTCTTCAACCCCGAGGGCTTCCGCTCGCGTATCGCCGCCGAGGTCGACTTCGACCCCGCGCGGCACGGTCTCGAAGCCGAGCTGGTGGCGCGCTCGGACCGGTACATCCAGTTCGCGCTGGTGGCCGCCCGGGAAGCCGTACAGGACTCCGGTCTCGACCCCGAGAACGAGGACCCCTGGCGGATCGGGGTGTCGCTCGGCACCGCGGTCGGCGGCACCACGCGCCTCGAGCACGACTACGTCGCCGTCAGCGGTTCGGGCGCGCGCTGGGACGTGGACCACCGCCCGGCGGGACCGCACCTCGAGCGCGCGTTCTCGCCGAGCACCCTCGCCTCGGCGGTCGCCGAACAGATCGGTGCCCACGGTCCGGTGCAGACCGTCTCGACGGGCTGCACCTCCGGACTCGACGCGATCGGCTACGCGTTCCACGCGATCGAGGACGGGCGGATGGACGTGTGCATAGCCGGCGCGTCGGACTCGCCCATATCCCCGATCACCGTGGCGTGCTTCGACGCGATCAAGGCGACATCGGCGAACAACGACGACCCGGAGCACGCCTCCCGGCCGTTCGACGCCGACCGTGACGGGTTCGTCATGGGCGAGGGCGGAGCGGTACTCGTCCTCGAGGAGCTGGAGCACGCCCGTGCCCGTGGCGCGACCGTGTACTGCGAGATCGGTGGCTACGCGACCTTCGGCAACGCGTACCACATGACCGGACTGACGCCCGAGGGCCTGGAGATGGCCCGCGCCATCGACACCGCCCTCGGCCACGCCCGGATCAACAGCTCCGCCATCGACTACGTCAACGCGCACGGGTCGGGAACCAAGCAGAACGACCGCCACGAGACCGCGGCGGTGAAACGTTCCCTCGGCGACCACGCCTACAAGACGCCCATGAGCTCCATCAAATCCATGGTGGGTCACTCGCTGGGTGCCATCGGCGCCATCGAACTCGTCGCGTGCGTCCTGGCGATGGACCGGCAGGTGGTCCCGCCGACGGCCAACTACCAGACCCCCGACCCCGAGTGCGATCTGGACTACGTGCCGCGCACCGCCCGCTCCCGGAAGCTGCGCAGCGTGCTCTCCGTCGGCAGTGGGTTCGGCGGGTTCCAGTCGGCGGTCGTCATGACCCGACCCAGTGGGAGGTCAGGATGA
- a CDS encoding ketosynthase chain-length factor: MSTRSDRRTVVTGIGVIAPNGVGTDVFWKATQEGISVLDRVTREGCGDLPLRVAGEVRGLDPATMVEGRYLVQTDRFTHFAMAAADLALEDARLGRADYEDEPYDVGVVTAAGSGGGEFGQRELQRLWGQGSRYVGPYQSIAWFYAASTGQISIRGGFKGPCGVVASDEAGGLDAFAHAAGAVARGTNAVVVGSAEAPLAPYSVVCQLGYQDLSTSDDPARAYRPFTSEACGFVPAEGGAMLVVEEESAALRRGVQPRAYVAGHGATFTGPSRWKESREGLAMSIRGALEQAGCAPEEIDVVFADALGVPEADRAEALAISDALGAHGRRVPVTAPKTGIGRAYCGGPVLDVATAVLAMEHGVVPPTPGVFDVCHDIDVVTGKARKAPLRTALVLSRGLMGSNAALVVRGAADRPRDNS; the protein is encoded by the coding sequence ATGAGCACCCGCAGCGACCGGCGCACGGTTGTCACCGGGATCGGTGTCATTGCCCCCAACGGGGTCGGTACCGATGTCTTCTGGAAGGCGACGCAGGAGGGCATCAGCGTCCTCGACCGGGTCACCCGGGAGGGGTGCGGCGATCTGCCGCTGCGCGTCGCCGGCGAAGTGCGCGGACTGGATCCGGCCACCATGGTCGAGGGGCGTTACCTCGTCCAGACCGACCGGTTCACGCACTTCGCGATGGCGGCCGCCGATCTCGCCCTCGAGGACGCGCGGCTCGGCCGCGCCGACTACGAGGACGAGCCCTACGACGTCGGTGTCGTCACCGCCGCCGGGTCGGGCGGCGGTGAGTTCGGCCAGCGTGAGCTCCAGCGGCTGTGGGGCCAGGGCTCCCGCTATGTCGGGCCGTACCAGTCCATCGCCTGGTTCTACGCGGCCAGCACCGGCCAGATCTCCATCCGCGGGGGCTTCAAGGGCCCCTGCGGTGTGGTGGCCAGTGACGAGGCGGGCGGACTCGACGCCTTCGCCCATGCCGCGGGCGCTGTCGCCCGCGGCACGAACGCGGTGGTCGTCGGCTCCGCCGAGGCCCCGCTCGCGCCCTACTCGGTCGTCTGCCAGCTCGGCTACCAGGACCTGAGCACCAGCGACGACCCGGCCCGGGCCTACCGGCCCTTCACCTCGGAGGCCTGCGGCTTCGTCCCCGCCGAGGGCGGGGCGATGCTCGTCGTCGAGGAGGAGTCGGCGGCCCTGCGCCGCGGTGTGCAGCCGCGGGCATACGTGGCCGGGCACGGGGCCACCTTCACCGGTCCTTCCCGGTGGAAGGAGTCCCGGGAAGGACTGGCCATGTCGATTCGTGGCGCACTCGAGCAGGCCGGCTGCGCCCCGGAGGAGATCGATGTGGTCTTCGCCGACGCGCTCGGCGTGCCCGAGGCCGACCGTGCCGAGGCGCTGGCGATCTCCGACGCCCTGGGCGCTCACGGCCGCCGGGTCCCGGTGACCGCGCCCAAGACCGGGATCGGCCGGGCGTACTGCGGCGGGCCCGTGCTCGACGTGGCCACGGCGGTCCTCGCGATGGAGCACGGCGTCGTGCCGCCCACCCCGGGTGTCTTCGACGTGTGCCACGACATCGACGTCGTGACGGGCAAGGCCCGCAAGGCACCGCTGCGTACAGCCCTCGTCCTGAGCCGCGGGCTGATGGGCTCGAACGCGGCCCTGGTGGTGCGCGGCGCGGCCGATCGCCCTCGTGACAACTCGTGA
- a CDS encoding acyl carrier protein: protein MSDVLTIEELAALMKKGAGLTVDPADLAGRSETRFDEFGLDSLGLLGIVGELENRHGRPLPPDADRCKTPREFLDLVNTTLMSGA, encoded by the coding sequence ATGTCAGACGTACTGACCATCGAAGAGCTCGCCGCCCTGATGAAGAAGGGCGCCGGACTCACCGTGGATCCCGCCGACCTCGCCGGCCGGAGCGAAACCCGCTTCGACGAGTTCGGCCTCGACTCGCTCGGCCTGCTCGGCATCGTCGGCGAGCTGGAGAACCGGCACGGCCGACCTCTCCCGCCCGACGCCGACCGGTGCAAGACCCCGCGGGAGTTCCTCGACCTCGTCAACACCACCCTCATGAGCGGAGCCTGA
- a CDS encoding SRPBCC family protein, whose product MSGHTENEIVVAAPLDLVWDMTNDLENWRQLFSEYASVDVIERQGDTTTFRLTMHPDENGTVWSWVSERTPNRAARTVKARRVETGPFEHMNIHWEYSEVAGGTRMLWRQDFAMKPDAPVDDEWMTDNINRNSKVQMALIKDKIEQRDRESRGAAVPSN is encoded by the coding sequence GTGTCCGGACACACCGAGAACGAGATCGTCGTCGCAGCGCCGCTGGATCTCGTCTGGGACATGACCAACGACCTGGAGAACTGGCGGCAGCTGTTCAGCGAGTACGCCTCCGTCGACGTCATCGAGCGCCAGGGCGACACCACGACGTTCCGGCTGACCATGCACCCGGACGAGAACGGGACGGTCTGGAGCTGGGTCTCCGAGCGCACCCCGAACCGCGCGGCGCGCACGGTGAAGGCCCGTCGCGTCGAGACCGGCCCCTTCGAGCACATGAACATCCACTGGGAGTACTCCGAGGTCGCCGGCGGCACCCGGATGCTCTGGCGCCAGGACTTCGCGATGAAGCCCGACGCGCCCGTCGACGACGAGTGGATGACCGACAACATCAACCGCAACTCGAAGGTCCAGATGGCGCTCATCAAGGACAAGATCGAGCAGCGCGACCGGGAGAGCCGCGGCGCCGCGGTTCCCTCCAACTGA
- a CDS encoding TcmI family type II polyketide cyclase: MNSPHQALIVARMAPESAPDIAELFAASDGGELPHLVGVTRRSLFQFGDVYMHLIESDRPPGPAIAQVTEHPAFKDISDRLTAFVSPYDPQTWRSPKDAMARQFYRWERDSTA; this comes from the coding sequence ATGAACTCCCCGCACCAGGCGCTGATCGTGGCCCGCATGGCGCCCGAGTCGGCACCCGACATCGCCGAGCTGTTCGCGGCTTCCGACGGCGGCGAACTGCCGCACCTCGTCGGAGTCACCCGGCGCAGTCTGTTCCAGTTCGGCGATGTGTACATGCATCTGATCGAATCGGACCGTCCCCCGGGACCGGCGATCGCCCAGGTGACCGAGCACCCGGCGTTCAAGGACATCAGCGACCGGCTGACGGCCTTCGTCAGCCCCTACGACCCGCAGACCTGGCGGAGTCCCAAGGACGCGATGGCCCGTCAGTTCTACCGGTGGGAACGCGACAGCACCGCGTGA
- a CDS encoding methyltransferase, with protein sequence MTTVSPRPVQPVVDDVAAPPPAMRLRELVFGAAVSAAVRAAARLGVADALDETPTTAEALAVKVTTEPQPLRRLLRALSCYGIFVETEDGTFAHTPMSRMLREDDPNSLRYISLWCTEPWTWDAWPRLDQAVRSGESVFQDLYGKGFFEYLHDDARESAHVFNRAMTTSSVQSAQDVADLLDLKGVRTVADIGGGQGHVLASLLEKHPTVKGTLLDLPGVVAKADPRLRDGGHLAGRVTIVAGDCRREMPVDVDLYVIKNILEWDDESTRSTLRNVVEAARPGARVVVIENLVDDTPSMKFTTAMDLLLLLNVGGAKHTQKSMTDRMTQAGLVVGEVRPVNAYLHAFESVVPG encoded by the coding sequence ATGACCACCGTAAGCCCCAGACCTGTCCAGCCCGTCGTGGACGACGTCGCCGCCCCTCCCCCGGCCATGCGCCTGCGCGAGCTGGTCTTCGGCGCGGCGGTGTCCGCGGCCGTCCGCGCGGCGGCCCGGCTCGGCGTGGCGGACGCTCTCGACGAGACGCCCACCACCGCCGAGGCGCTCGCCGTCAAGGTGACCACCGAGCCGCAGCCCCTGCGCCGGCTGCTGCGTGCGCTGTCCTGCTACGGCATCTTCGTGGAGACCGAGGACGGCACGTTCGCCCACACCCCCATGTCCCGCATGCTGCGCGAGGACGACCCGAACAGCCTGCGCTACATCTCCCTGTGGTGCACCGAGCCGTGGACCTGGGACGCCTGGCCGCGGCTGGACCAGGCCGTGCGCTCCGGCGAGAGCGTGTTCCAGGACCTGTACGGCAAGGGGTTCTTCGAGTACCTCCACGACGACGCCCGTGAGTCGGCGCACGTGTTCAACCGCGCGATGACCACCTCCAGCGTGCAGTCGGCGCAGGACGTCGCCGACCTGCTCGACCTCAAGGGCGTCAGGACGGTCGCCGACATCGGCGGCGGTCAGGGCCATGTGCTGGCCAGCCTGCTGGAGAAGCACCCGACGGTGAAGGGCACCCTGCTCGACCTGCCGGGCGTCGTGGCGAAGGCGGACCCGCGGCTGCGGGACGGCGGTCACCTCGCGGGCCGGGTCACCATCGTGGCCGGCGACTGCCGCCGCGAGATGCCGGTCGACGTCGACCTGTACGTCATCAAGAACATCCTGGAGTGGGACGACGAGAGCACCCGCAGCACCCTGCGGAACGTCGTCGAGGCGGCCCGGCCCGGCGCGCGGGTCGTCGTGATCGAGAACCTGGTCGACGACACCCCGTCGATGAAGTTCACGACCGCCATGGATCTGCTTCTGCTGCTGAACGTCGGCGGCGCGAAGCACACCCAGAAGTCGATGACGGACCGGATGACGCAAGCGGGCCTGGTGGTCGGTGAGGTCCGTCCGGTCAACGCCTACCTCCACGCGTTCGAGTCCGTCGTGCCGGGGTGA
- a CDS encoding right-handed parallel beta-helix repeat-containing protein → MTKRQIRCLACTAVVMVSGLGAAAPSSGATMRAVHPGESIQAAVDAAKPGDTIFVAPGTYRESVLVTTSGLTLRGAGPATVIRPAAAGTRAANACAQIGSGICVRGTDSKPVKDVTVRSLTLSGFAKNGLWATRTDRLSVRKVTAEKNGTWGLAQERSTRGVFRENTARSNGDAGIFLANTIDSEGGATDIGGAVVAGNRLSDNRIGITVRRVRNLSVLRNEITANCAGIFVVGDESKPAAGAMTIARNDVSKNNKHCPATARLPFLQGSGIVLTGSEATVVRHNKVTDNVGTSPLSGGIVLFQSFVGAANTDNVIENNRVTGNGKADLANAAGGATNKFSGNRCNTSVPAGMC, encoded by the coding sequence ATGACGAAACGACAGATCAGGTGCCTCGCATGCACCGCAGTCGTCATGGTCTCGGGACTGGGCGCCGCCGCCCCCTCGTCCGGAGCGACCATGCGCGCGGTCCATCCGGGCGAATCCATCCAGGCAGCAGTGGACGCGGCGAAGCCGGGCGACACGATTTTCGTCGCACCCGGCACCTACCGCGAGAGCGTCCTTGTCACCACGTCCGGTCTGACCCTGCGGGGCGCCGGCCCGGCCACCGTCATCCGTCCCGCCGCGGCCGGTACGCGGGCCGCCAACGCCTGCGCGCAGATCGGCAGCGGCATCTGCGTACGGGGCACGGACAGCAAGCCCGTCAAGGATGTCACCGTCCGCTCTCTGACGCTGAGCGGCTTCGCGAAGAACGGTCTGTGGGCCACCCGTACCGACAGGCTCTCGGTCCGGAAGGTGACCGCGGAGAAGAACGGCACCTGGGGTCTCGCCCAGGAGCGCTCCACCCGGGGCGTGTTCCGCGAGAACACCGCCCGCTCCAACGGTGACGCCGGGATCTTCCTGGCGAACACCATCGACAGCGAGGGCGGCGCCACCGACATCGGCGGTGCGGTGGTCGCCGGCAACCGGCTGTCGGACAACCGCATCGGCATCACCGTGCGGCGGGTCCGGAACCTCTCCGTGCTCCGCAACGAGATCACCGCCAACTGCGCCGGCATCTTCGTCGTGGGTGACGAGTCGAAGCCGGCGGCCGGCGCCATGACGATCGCACGCAACGACGTCAGCAAGAACAACAAGCACTGCCCGGCCACGGCCCGGCTGCCCTTCCTCCAGGGCTCCGGCATCGTGCTCACCGGCTCCGAGGCCACCGTCGTGCGCCACAACAAGGTGACCGACAACGTGGGCACGTCGCCCCTGTCCGGCGGCATCGTCCTGTTCCAGAGCTTCGTGGGAGCGGCCAACACCGACAACGTCATCGAGAACAACCGGGTGACGGGCAACGGCAAGGCCGACCTCGCCAATGCCGCCGGCGGCGCGACCAACAAGTTCAGCGGCAACCGCTGCAACACGTCCGTACCCGCGGGGATGTGCTGA
- the rsgA gene encoding ribosome small subunit-dependent GTPase A gives MSFSPSHSSLPSSSSSSSPVASSSHPLSAYGWDEGWEAEFAPYAEQGLLPGRVVRVDRGQCDVVTADGPVRADTAFVTPHDPLRVVCTGDWAAVDPDGDPRFVRTYLPRRTAFVRSTSSNRSEGQILAANVDHAVIAVSLAVELDLGRIERFLALAWESGAQPVVVLTKADLVPDATGLSYLVQDVETTAPGVQVLTVSSLTGDGMDVFGAVVSGGTSVLLGVSGAGKSTLANALLGEDVMDVQATRDIDGKGRHTTTTRNLLVLPGGGVLIDTPGLRGVGLWDAEAGVGQVFAEIEEFAQQCRFHDCAHEAEPGCAVLAAVEDGSLPERRLDSYRKLLRENRRIVAKTDARLRSEILKDWKRKGAEGRAAMQAKRGRLR, from the coding sequence TTGTCTTTCTCTCCGTCCCACTCTTCTCTTCCGTCGTCTTCGTCGTCTTCTTCGCCGGTCGCGTCGTCCTCGCATCCACTGTCGGCCTACGGCTGGGACGAGGGCTGGGAGGCCGAGTTCGCTCCCTACGCCGAGCAGGGTCTGCTGCCCGGCCGTGTCGTACGGGTCGACCGTGGCCAGTGCGACGTCGTCACGGCCGACGGCCCGGTCCGGGCCGACACGGCGTTCGTCACCCCGCACGATCCGCTGCGGGTCGTCTGCACCGGTGACTGGGCGGCCGTCGACCCGGACGGCGATCCCCGGTTCGTCCGGACGTATCTGCCGCGCCGGACCGCCTTCGTACGCTCCACCTCGTCCAACCGCTCCGAGGGGCAGATCCTCGCCGCCAACGTCGACCACGCCGTCATCGCGGTCTCGCTCGCCGTCGAGCTGGACCTCGGCCGGATCGAGCGCTTCCTGGCGCTCGCGTGGGAGAGCGGGGCCCAGCCGGTCGTGGTGCTCACCAAGGCGGATCTGGTGCCGGACGCGACCGGGCTGTCGTATCTCGTCCAGGACGTCGAGACGACCGCGCCCGGCGTGCAGGTACTGACCGTCAGTTCGCTGACCGGCGACGGCATGGACGTGTTCGGTGCCGTCGTCTCCGGTGGTACGAGCGTGCTGCTCGGGGTCTCCGGCGCGGGCAAGTCCACCCTCGCCAACGCGCTCCTCGGCGAGGACGTGATGGACGTGCAGGCCACCCGTGACATCGACGGCAAGGGCCGGCACACCACCACGACCCGCAATCTGCTCGTCCTGCCCGGTGGCGGTGTCCTCATCGACACCCCGGGGCTGCGCGGTGTCGGGCTCTGGGACGCGGAGGCCGGCGTCGGCCAGGTCTTCGCGGAGATCGAGGAGTTCGCGCAGCAGTGCCGCTTCCACGACTGCGCCCACGAGGCGGAGCCGGGCTGCGCGGTGCTCGCCGCCGTCGAGGACGGCTCACTGCCCGAACGCCGTCTCGACAGCTACCGCAAGCTGCTCCGGGAGAACCGCCGCATCGTCGCCAAGACCGATGCCCGGCTCCGCTCGGAGATCCTGAAGGACTGGAAGCGCAAGGGCGCGGAAGGGCGCGCGGCGATGCAGGCGAAGCGCGGGCGTCTGCGCTGA
- a CDS encoding PPOX class F420-dependent oxidoreductase, which produces MTEFSDAERAYLASQRLGRLATVDPKGQPQANPVGFFPQEDGTILVGGYALATTKKWRNLQANPKVALVVDDIVSLRPWKVRGVDIRGEAELLTGPHELGPHFSEELIRIHPRKIHSWGLD; this is translated from the coding sequence ATGACCGAATTCAGTGATGCCGAGCGTGCCTACCTGGCGTCCCAGCGGCTGGGGCGGCTCGCGACCGTCGATCCGAAGGGCCAGCCGCAGGCCAACCCGGTCGGCTTCTTCCCGCAGGAGGACGGCACGATCCTGGTCGGCGGATACGCCCTGGCCACCACCAAGAAGTGGCGCAACCTCCAGGCGAACCCGAAGGTCGCGCTCGTCGTCGACGACATCGTGAGCCTGAGGCCGTGGAAGGTGCGCGGTGTGGACATCAGGGGCGAGGCCGAACTGCTCACCGGACCGCACGAGCTGGGCCCGCACTTCAGTGAGGAGCTGATCCGGATCCACCCCAGGAAGATCCACAGCTGGGGTCTGGACTGA
- a CDS encoding glycosyl hydrolase family 95 catalytic domain-containing protein, whose product MATGAAVGGALTVGGPAAPPAAALPAPAPPVDAAATVTAPEDSWRTVLDDADLVWQKMPRTWYEGPYLGNGHLGSGIYAEPGRNAVRFNVQHSEVQDHRPEFGSLFGLARLPIGHFTLEPVGTITGLDWRLRLRDAELTGTLTTTAGTVRLRAFIHTTASVMAVEITPSAGERDIRWVFHPAEAISPRAAFKPLPDGYRGNPPAVVEDHGELTAAVQPLLAGGQHVTAWRERAHRRGAGRTLYVGVEHSFPQATARDRALRAVRTASAVPYDVLALPHRAWWDRFYRKSFLSLPDARLQRFHWIQLYKTASAARRDAPVMATCGPWLESTPWPNTWWNLNVQLEYWLIHGSNHLELDAVTRALSEFRSQLTAEVAAPYRADSAGIPRTTDTRLVNGGATPTGNGYGVGIPGENPPTPEVGNLTWALHNVWLSYRHTMDRSILRDTLFPLLRKAVNYYLHFLTPGADGKLHLPATFSPEYGVDAPDCNYDLMLLRWGCRTLLDSAAELGVVDPLAPRWQEVLARLVPYPADANGYMIGAGVPFATSHRHYSHLLAVYPLYEVTGRTPEERALIEKSLDHWVSFEGALQGYTFTGAASMSALLGKGEDALRYLGELMSRFIQANTMYKESGPVIETPLSASQSVHDMVCQSWGGVIRVFPALPAAWRELVVHDFRTQGAFLLSAVRENGRTRWVRLRSEAGAPCVVRHGIEGPVEVRDGHGRRLHWEPEGDGAIRIRLPKGESALITAHGDRPDLRIVPVRPNAPAPRWGLPA is encoded by the coding sequence CTGGCCACCGGGGCCGCGGTCGGCGGTGCACTGACCGTAGGAGGTCCGGCCGCCCCTCCTGCCGCCGCGCTTCCCGCCCCGGCCCCGCCCGTGGACGCGGCGGCCACCGTCACCGCGCCCGAGGACAGCTGGCGCACCGTCCTGGACGACGCCGACCTCGTCTGGCAGAAGATGCCGAGGACCTGGTACGAGGGCCCCTACCTCGGCAACGGCCACCTCGGGTCCGGCATCTACGCCGAACCCGGCAGAAACGCCGTGCGCTTCAACGTCCAGCACTCCGAAGTACAGGACCACCGGCCGGAGTTCGGCTCGCTCTTCGGTCTCGCCCGGCTGCCCATCGGCCACTTCACCCTGGAGCCGGTCGGCACGATCACCGGCCTCGACTGGCGGCTGCGACTGCGCGACGCGGAACTCACGGGCACGCTCACCACCACCGCGGGCACCGTGCGGCTGCGTGCCTTCATCCACACCACGGCCTCCGTCATGGCCGTCGAGATCACCCCGAGCGCGGGCGAGCGGGACATCCGCTGGGTCTTCCACCCGGCCGAGGCCATCAGTCCGCGCGCCGCTTTCAAGCCGCTGCCCGACGGATACCGCGGCAATCCGCCGGCCGTCGTGGAGGACCACGGTGAACTGACCGCGGCGGTCCAGCCGTTGCTGGCCGGGGGCCAGCATGTGACCGCCTGGCGCGAACGCGCCCACCGGCGGGGCGCCGGGCGCACCCTCTACGTCGGTGTGGAGCACTCCTTCCCGCAGGCGACCGCCCGCGACCGTGCGCTGCGCGCCGTCCGTACCGCCTCGGCCGTTCCGTACGACGTGCTCGCACTCCCCCACCGCGCCTGGTGGGACCGCTTCTACCGCAAGAGCTTCCTGTCCCTGCCCGATGCCCGGTTGCAGCGCTTCCACTGGATCCAGCTGTACAAGACGGCGTCCGCGGCCCGGCGCGACGCGCCCGTCATGGCGACCTGCGGACCCTGGCTCGAATCCACTCCCTGGCCCAACACCTGGTGGAACCTCAACGTCCAGCTGGAGTACTGGCTGATCCACGGCTCCAACCATCTCGAACTCGACGCCGTGACCCGGGCGCTGAGCGAGTTCAGGTCCCAGCTGACCGCCGAGGTCGCCGCCCCCTACCGCGCGGACTCGGCCGGCATCCCCCGCACCACCGACACCCGTCTCGTCAACGGTGGCGCGACACCGACCGGCAACGGGTACGGCGTCGGCATCCCCGGCGAGAACCCGCCGACCCCCGAGGTCGGCAACCTCACCTGGGCCCTGCACAACGTCTGGCTCTCCTACCGCCACACCATGGACAGGTCGATCCTGCGCGACACCCTGTTCCCGCTGCTGCGCAAGGCGGTCAACTACTACCTGCACTTCCTCACCCCCGGCGCGGACGGCAAGCTGCATCTGCCCGCGACCTTCTCCCCCGAGTACGGCGTGGACGCCCCGGACTGCAACTACGACCTCATGCTGCTGCGCTGGGGCTGCCGCACCCTGCTGGACTCGGCCGCGGAACTGGGCGTCGTCGACCCCCTGGCCCCCCGCTGGCAGGAGGTGCTCGCGCGGCTGGTGCCGTATCCGGCGGACGCGAACGGCTACATGATCGGCGCGGGCGTCCCCTTCGCGACGTCGCACCGGCACTACTCGCATCTGCTGGCCGTCTATCCGCTGTACGAGGTCACCGGCCGCACACCCGAAGAGCGCGCCCTGATCGAGAAGTCCCTCGACCACTGGGTGAGCTTCGAAGGCGCCCTCCAGGGCTACACCTTCACCGGGGCCGCCTCGATGTCCGCACTGCTGGGCAAGGGCGAGGACGCGCTCAGGTACCTCGGCGAGCTGATGAGCCGTTTCATCCAGGCCAACACGATGTACAAGGAGTCCGGCCCGGTCATCGAGACGCCGCTGTCGGCGTCCCAGTCGGTGCACGACATGGTCTGCCAGTCGTGGGGCGGGGTGATCCGGGTCTTCCCCGCGCTGCCGGCCGCCTGGCGGGAGCTGGTCGTGCACGACTTCCGCACGCAGGGGGCGTTCCTGCTCAGCGCGGTCCGCGAGAACGGCAGGACGCGCTGGGTCCGGCTGCGGAGCGAGGCGGGCGCGCCCTGCGTCGTACGCCACGGCATCGAGGGACCCGTCGAGGTGCGCGACGGGCACGGGCGGCGGCTGCACTGGGAGCCGGAGGGCGACGGGGCGATCCGCATCCGTCTGCCCAAGGGCGAGTCGGCCCTGATCACGGCCCATGGCGACCGCCCCGACCTGCGGATCGTGCCGGTACGGCCGAACGCGCCGGCGCCGCGGTGGGGGTTGCCGGCTTGA
- a CDS encoding DUF456 domain-containing protein, with the protein MSVWQLLLVGLVMVLGLVGVLVPGVPGRWLVWAGMLWWSLHVQTGLAWTLLVASTVVLIVDQVVVWQLPPRRIREVGVMPKLAVWAGTGALLGFVVLPVVGSIPGFIGGIYLSERRRLGGHGPAAASTRAVMRAVGTSVLVELFASLLVVGAWLGAVVWG; encoded by the coding sequence ATGAGCGTGTGGCAGCTCCTGCTGGTCGGCCTGGTCATGGTGCTGGGTCTGGTCGGGGTGCTCGTCCCCGGTGTGCCGGGGCGCTGGCTGGTGTGGGCGGGGATGCTCTGGTGGTCCCTGCATGTGCAGACGGGCCTGGCCTGGACGCTTCTGGTGGCGTCGACGGTGGTGCTGATCGTCGACCAGGTCGTGGTGTGGCAGCTGCCACCACGCAGGATCCGCGAGGTGGGCGTGATGCCGAAGCTGGCCGTCTGGGCGGGCACGGGAGCGCTGCTGGGTTTCGTCGTACTGCCCGTGGTGGGCTCGATCCCGGGGTTCATCGGCGGGATCTATCTGAGTGAGCGTCGGCGACTCGGCGGGCACGGTCCCGCGGCCGCGTCCACCCGCGCGGTGATGCGGGCCGTGGGGACGAGTGTGCTGGTGGAGCTGTTCGCCTCGCTGCTCGTGGTGGGCGCCTGGCTCGGCGCGGTCGTCTGGGGCTGA